A single region of the Triplophysa dalaica isolate WHDGS20190420 chromosome 15, ASM1584641v1, whole genome shotgun sequence genome encodes:
- the fabp7a gene encoding fatty acid binding protein 7, brain, a: protein MVDAFCATWKLVDSQNFDEYMKALGVGFATRQVGNVTKPTVVISHEGDKVVVKTLSTFKNTEISFKLGEEFDETTADDRHVKSTVTLEGDKLVHIQTWDDKETKFVREIKDGKLSMTLNFEGVQAVRTYEKA from the exons ATGGTTGATGCATTTTGTGCAACTTGGAAACTGGTTGACAGCCAGAATTTTGATGAATACATGAAAGCCCTGG GTGTTGGCTTTGCCACTAGACAAGTAGGCAATGTTACCAAACCCACAGTTGTCATCAGCCACGAGGGGGATAAAGTTGTTGTTAAGACACTGAGTACCTTCAAAAACACTGAGATTTCTTTCAAACTAGGAGAAGAGTTTGACGAAACCACAGCAGATGACCGACACGTGAag TCCACTGTAACTTTGGAAGGAGACAAGCTCGTCCACATTCAGACATGGGACGACAAGGAGACAAAGTTTGTTAGAGAAATCAAGGATGGCAAACTGAGTATG ACCTTGAATTTTGAGGGTGTCCAGGCCGTCCGCACGTATGAGAAGGCATAA
- the LOC130437064 gene encoding axoneme-associated protein mst101(2)-like encodes MVKKKVKPAPKIKEAEVIEKVKPAAKIKEAKVIKEEVKPAPEIKEAKVMKEKVKRAPETKEAQEIKEIVKPAPEKKEAEVIEEKVKPAHEKKEAEVIKEKVKAAPIKKEPEVAQEKAPQAPKRDVPPSLGLDLELLMSINQKLSLLDLLRKDIGEMKSDLESTQNQIHLLRLDNTTMKEPDTVGVKVKRAVYKEKANKEQEALRNITKTAHLKKERDALKNITKPAPAKKEKEVKIRPEPKQKEIPREGVEEQRPLQKESDEVKEAEEVKPTEKEPIKDEEVKVEEPDVAKDVPEIEEEDIPYFQCFFVDEDDTQYPFFPFPPPLSPNFGV; translated from the exons ATGGTCAAGAAGAAAGTTAAACCAGCCCCTAAAATTAAAG aGGCTGAAGTGATTGAGAAAGTTAAACCAGCCGCTAAAATTAAAG aGGCTAAAGTGATCAAGGAGGAAGTTAAACCAGCTCCTGAAATTAAAG aGGCTAAAGTTATGAAGGAGAAAGTTAAGCGTGCCCCTGaaactaaag AGGCTCAAGAGATCAAGGAGATAGTAAAACCAGCCCCTGAGAAAAAAG AGGCTGAAGTGATCGAGGAGAAAGTGAAACCAGCCCACGAGAAGAAAG AGGCTGAAGTCATAAAGGAGAAAGTGAAAGCAGCTCCTATAAAGAAAG AGCCTGAAGTTGCTCAAGAGAAAGCACCTCAAGCACCAAAGAGAG ATGTTCCTCCATCTCTTGGTCTGGATCTGGAGCTCCTGATGTCTATCAATCAAAAACTGTCTCTTCTGGATTTACTGAGGAAGGACATTGGTGAAATGAAAAGTGACCTGGAGTCCACTCAGAATCAAATTCATCTTTTAAGACTGGACAACACAACAATGAAAG agcCAGACACTGTTGGTGTAAAAGTAAAGCGAGCAGTCTACAAGGAAAAAGCTAATAAAG aacaagAAGCTTTAAGAAACATTACAAAGACTGCACATCTTAAAAAAG AACGTGATGCGCTGAAGAACATCACAAAACCTGCACCTGCAAAGAAAG AAAAAGAGGTCAAGATCAGGCCAGAGCCTAAACAGAAAG AAATCCCTCGTGAAGGGGTGGAAGAACAGAGACCTTTACAAAAAG AATCCGATGAGGTCAAAGAAGCAGAAGAAG TCAAGCCGACAGAGAAAGAACCTATCAAGGACGAAGAAGTAAAAG tagaAGAACCTGATGTCGCCAAAGATGTTCCAGAAATAGAGGAGG AGGACATTCCCTACTTCCAGTGTTTCTTTGTGGATGAGGATGACACTCAGTACCCGTTCTTCCCCTTTCCACCTCCACTCTCACCAAACTTCGGAGTCTGA